A genomic stretch from Pseudomonas mendocina includes:
- a CDS encoding phosphotransferase — MPDADVRLKLIENWLQERLPQLFPDQCPQALAGASLTSASSDASFRRYFRWQHEQSSLIVMDAPPPQENCRPFVNVAELLAGAGLNVPQILAQDLERGFLLLNDLGRQTYLDVINSENADELFEDAIQALLALQQLPMTSALPIYDDALLRRELQLFPEWYVQRHLERELTAEQSAIWQRVSQLLIDSALAQPKVLVHRDYMPRNLMISEPNPGVLDFQDAVYGPVTYDITCLFKDAFLSWPEARVRGWLERYWSLARERGIAVHADFEDFYRASDLMGVQRHLKVIGIFSRICHRDGKPKYVADVPRFFSYIEAVLARRPELAELETLLDSLKVESQVPA, encoded by the coding sequence ATGCCTGATGCAGATGTACGCTTGAAACTGATTGAAAACTGGCTGCAGGAACGCCTGCCGCAATTGTTCCCAGACCAGTGCCCACAAGCTCTGGCCGGGGCTTCGCTGACATCCGCCAGTAGCGACGCAAGTTTTCGTCGTTACTTTCGCTGGCAGCACGAACAGTCCAGCTTGATCGTGATGGATGCACCGCCTCCGCAGGAAAACTGCCGTCCCTTTGTCAATGTGGCAGAGCTTTTGGCGGGGGCTGGCCTTAATGTGCCGCAGATTCTGGCTCAAGATCTGGAGCGTGGTTTTCTGCTGCTGAATGACTTAGGCCGGCAAACTTATCTGGATGTGATCAACAGCGAAAACGCAGATGAGCTGTTTGAAGATGCAATTCAGGCACTGCTGGCGTTGCAGCAGTTACCGATGACGTCAGCGCTGCCTATTTATGATGATGCTTTGCTGCGCCGCGAATTGCAGTTGTTCCCAGAGTGGTATGTGCAGCGTCATTTGGAGCGTGAGCTGACAGCTGAACAGTCAGCCATTTGGCAGCGGGTCAGTCAGCTGTTGATCGACAGTGCACTGGCGCAGCCTAAAGTCCTTGTGCACCGTGACTATATGCCGCGCAACCTCATGATCAGTGAGCCCAATCCCGGTGTGCTGGATTTTCAGGATGCGGTCTACGGTCCAGTCACGTACGACATAACCTGTCTATTTAAAGATGCATTCCTCAGTTGGCCTGAAGCGCGGGTGCGGGGCTGGTTGGAACGCTACTGGAGCTTGGCCCGGGAGCGCGGAATTGCGGTACACGCCGATTTTGAAGACTTTTACCGCGCCAGTGACCTTATGGGGGTTCAGCGCCACCTGAAGGTAATTGGTATTTTTTCGCGTATCTGTCATCGCGACGGTAAGCCCAAGTATGTCGCCGATGTACCTCGTTTCTTCTCTTATATAGAGGCTGTACTGGCTCGTCGCCCTGAATTGGCAGAGTTAGAGACGTTACTCGACTCTCTGAAAGTTGAATCGCAGGTGCCTGCATGA
- a CDS encoding nucleotidyltransferase family protein — MKAMILAAGKGERMRPLTLHTPKPLVRAGGVPLIEYHIRALADAGIRELVINHAWLGQQIEDYLGDGSQFGVSIAYSREGEPLETGGGIFKALPLLGDEPFVLINGDIFTDYPFAQLKQPLTGLAHLVMIDNPPHHPNGDFCLEGGQLSERQEGKPTLTYSGMAVLSPALFANCQPGSFKLVQLLREAMSAGKLSGEHFRGCWVDVGTHERLAEVEKLLEVNA, encoded by the coding sequence ATGAAGGCGATGATTCTGGCCGCTGGCAAGGGCGAGCGGATGCGTCCGCTGACTTTGCACACGCCCAAACCGTTGGTTAGGGCTGGGGGCGTGCCGCTGATTGAGTACCACATCCGGGCACTTGCCGACGCGGGTATCCGTGAGTTGGTCATCAATCATGCTTGGCTGGGGCAGCAAATTGAGGATTACCTAGGTGATGGTTCGCAGTTCGGGGTCAGCATTGCCTACTCCCGTGAGGGGGAGCCCCTGGAAACTGGCGGCGGAATATTCAAAGCCCTGCCGTTGCTGGGTGATGAGCCTTTTGTGCTGATCAATGGCGATATTTTCACTGACTACCCGTTTGCCCAGCTTAAACAACCGCTGACGGGGCTGGCCCATCTGGTGATGATCGATAACCCGCCGCACCACCCTAACGGGGATTTTTGCCTGGAGGGTGGGCAGCTCAGTGAGCGTCAGGAGGGGAAACCGACCCTGACCTATAGCGGTATGGCAGTGCTTTCGCCTGCACTGTTCGCCAACTGCCAGCCAGGCAGCTTCAAGTTGGTGCAGTTGCTACGTGAGGCGATGTCGGCTGGCAAGCTCAGTGGCGAGCATTTTAGGGGTTGCTGGGTCGATGTGGGGACCCATGAGCGCTTGGCGGAAGTCGAGAAGCTGTTAGAGGTAAATGCCTGA
- a CDS encoding DnaJ domain-containing protein — translation MLWPVTIAGALAGLAVASIPGALLGGLLGQVVDRRLKLDSWAAIRERFFKQPPLDDEWLMFVLLGRLAKSGGRVLPAHIRQARAEMQRLGLDAQGQSKAIAAFNRGKTAVDNLRPALIRQQGRGEVLLQACWRMAWVDGAVGREERELLQLWARWLEVSAAKQNQYKDDAGPKRETVAAAPSTGYQRALALLKVSADDEPAQIKRAYRRLLSQHHPDKLAGSGASEGRIREATEKTRELHQAYDLIRQRHGFR, via the coding sequence ATGCTCTGGCCAGTAACAATTGCAGGAGCTCTTGCTGGGCTGGCAGTGGCCAGCATACCAGGGGCTTTGTTGGGCGGACTGCTAGGGCAAGTGGTTGATCGCCGCCTGAAGCTCGACTCGTGGGCGGCTATTCGCGAGCGTTTTTTTAAACAGCCTCCCCTTGATGATGAATGGCTGATGTTCGTGTTACTGGGACGTTTGGCAAAAAGCGGTGGTCGCGTCTTGCCCGCGCATATCCGCCAGGCGCGTGCAGAGATGCAGCGTTTAGGGCTAGATGCGCAGGGGCAGAGCAAAGCCATCGCGGCGTTTAATCGGGGCAAAACAGCGGTGGATAACTTGCGTCCAGCTCTGATTCGTCAGCAAGGTCGTGGTGAGGTGCTTCTGCAGGCCTGCTGGCGCATGGCGTGGGTGGATGGCGCGGTTGGGCGGGAGGAGCGTGAGCTGCTGCAACTGTGGGCGCGCTGGTTGGAGGTTTCTGCTGCCAAGCAAAACCAATACAAGGATGACGCTGGGCCCAAGCGCGAAACCGTCGCGGCGGCGCCAAGCACTGGGTATCAGCGGGCACTGGCCTTGCTCAAGGTCAGCGCGGATGACGAACCGGCGCAAATCAAGCGAGCCTACCGGCGTCTGCTCAGCCAGCATCATCCGGACAAACTGGCGGGCAGTGGTGCGTCTGAAGGGCGTATTCGTGAGGCCACAGAAAAAACCCGTGAACTGCATCAAGCCTACGACCTGATCCGGCAGCGTCACGGGTTTCGCTGA
- a CDS encoding alpha/beta hydrolase family protein, which yields MSRLKTQLPLCLVLCASLTPLAWAEEPPTEASDTQEQSQPVEVERPPIADRTKAEAQALEHQLDKKEQQQLQAGDETFLALWLPANVGEPSGAVILLPGDDESADWPKSAGPLRKKLPDAGWHTLSVTLPSPVNPISLKRPAPPAVETEPSTSEPTTDETQQEETADTAPSTATESAPIEHTPEPEELRKTRAEHILQRVDAAIAYAEQQQAKTIVLLGHGTGAYWAARYLSERKPASVKNLLLVAAKLPEGYSPALEELIPQLKLATGDFYYKDQDADRQSALKRSQASKRQKHPAYIQIAMKALPGNPDVEQEQLNRRIRGWLSTIVQANAE from the coding sequence ATGTCACGCCTTAAAACCCAGTTGCCGCTCTGCTTAGTCTTGTGCGCCTCCCTGACTCCGCTTGCATGGGCAGAGGAGCCGCCAACTGAAGCGAGCGACACACAAGAACAGTCACAACCCGTTGAGGTTGAACGACCACCTATTGCTGATCGCACCAAGGCTGAGGCTCAAGCGCTTGAACATCAGCTGGATAAAAAAGAACAACAGCAACTGCAGGCAGGTGATGAGACATTTCTCGCCCTCTGGCTACCCGCCAATGTGGGCGAGCCCAGCGGTGCGGTTATTCTCCTGCCTGGCGATGATGAAAGTGCTGACTGGCCGAAAAGCGCCGGGCCATTGCGTAAAAAATTACCCGACGCTGGCTGGCACACACTGAGCGTCACGTTACCCAGCCCGGTCAACCCGATCTCCCTTAAGCGTCCAGCCCCACCCGCTGTGGAAACGGAGCCGAGCACCAGTGAGCCAACCACCGACGAGACACAGCAGGAAGAAACAGCCGATACGGCTCCCTCCACAGCCACAGAGTCGGCCCCAATCGAGCACACACCTGAGCCTGAAGAGCTGCGTAAAACCCGAGCAGAGCACATTTTGCAGCGCGTCGACGCTGCCATTGCCTATGCCGAACAGCAACAGGCCAAAACCATTGTTTTGCTGGGTCACGGAACGGGGGCTTATTGGGCAGCCCGGTATCTTTCTGAGCGCAAACCAGCCTCTGTGAAAAACTTATTGCTGGTTGCAGCCAAATTGCCTGAGGGCTATAGCCCAGCGCTGGAGGAATTAATTCCGCAGCTGAAACTGGCCACTGGCGATTTTTACTATAAGGATCAGGATGCCGACCGGCAGTCTGCCCTCAAACGCTCGCAAGCCAGTAAGCGGCAGAAACATCCGGCCTATATTCAAATCGCCATGAAAGCGCTGCCGGGTAACCCGGATGTGGAGCAGGAACAACTCAATCGCCGCATCCGTGGCTGGCTGAGCACGATCGTTCAGGCAAACGCCGAGTAA
- a CDS encoding PAS domain S-box protein, with translation MAETSVMPLRPALSPEQQAWLEANPKLRVGLIMQAPWAQFDRRENALSGANVELMQRVLESIGVEPIWQRYTDQAALEKAIARGQVDLAPGLQQTPAGLRRWDFSDPYMRVPHMVVGERRASSTVDLDSVPRDERVALRGSGQAAEYLRTTHPHLDLHLVGSDRDAMERVLRQEVSYAVVDEAQLSILLQEPAFMGLSIVGDTGLSQLLRIATRRDQPILGEIIVAVLQAYPASELDQLHSKWMPLNSRDQGNPLVFWRSFSFFLAFALMGVGMIVSYLLRQRRTLERQLISARTELAQREEAAQALRLSQFSIDQSTVGILWVNWDSHVRYANRAAERMLGYGSNRLVDVPLQRLDAGMSMDRWLMLWRQARSSESLQGYEIDYIQADGGRLPVEISLSFLRFGMSEYLVVFLTDITERRKTQAALLESEARLKGIAGNVPGLVFRLERLPGEDAVEFAYISEASRELVGYAPEELRPPEKGIRSLVHPDDLSNYRRIQDAAFSSGSDWRWQGRIVTRAGEIRWADIKATTRILAEGVVVWDGIVWDITENKQVELELADSRARLRELAAHLESVREEEKARIAREVHDELGQVLTVLKLETAMCELAFAGQVQGLDARLQSMKRLIAQLFQLVRDVATALRPPILDAGIASAIEWQVRRFEARTQIPCMAEVPEAVPVISDAKAIGLFRILQEALTNVMRHAHAHSVQVFLKVEDGSLWLTITDDGKGFSPQKRQAGQSFGLVGMQERVFMLGGHLQIDSEPGEGTTLIVQVPLDEEEIA, from the coding sequence ATGGCAGAAACGTCCGTGATGCCATTGCGCCCGGCGTTAAGTCCGGAGCAGCAGGCATGGCTGGAAGCTAATCCAAAGCTGCGTGTTGGTTTAATCATGCAGGCCCCTTGGGCTCAGTTTGACCGCCGGGAAAATGCGCTCAGCGGGGCCAACGTGGAACTGATGCAGCGTGTGCTGGAGAGCATCGGTGTTGAGCCCATTTGGCAGCGCTATACGGATCAAGCCGCTCTTGAGAAAGCCATCGCCCGAGGTCAGGTGGACCTGGCGCCGGGATTACAACAGACGCCAGCAGGGCTGCGCCGCTGGGATTTTTCCGATCCGTACATGCGCGTTCCGCATATGGTTGTGGGCGAGCGACGTGCCAGCAGCACGGTGGATTTGGACAGCGTCCCCCGTGATGAACGTGTTGCCCTACGCGGCTCAGGTCAGGCTGCTGAATACCTGCGTACTACCCATCCACATTTGGACTTGCACCTAGTGGGCAGTGATCGTGATGCCATGGAGCGGGTATTACGCCAGGAAGTCAGCTATGCGGTGGTGGATGAGGCGCAGTTGAGTATCTTGCTTCAAGAGCCGGCCTTTATGGGGTTGAGCATTGTAGGGGATACCGGCCTGTCTCAGTTATTGAGGATTGCCACCCGCCGTGATCAGCCGATCCTGGGGGAAATTATTGTGGCGGTGTTGCAGGCTTATCCCGCCTCTGAGCTGGACCAGTTGCACAGTAAGTGGATGCCTCTGAATAGCCGTGATCAGGGCAACCCCCTCGTATTCTGGCGCAGCTTCAGCTTTTTCCTGGCGTTTGCCCTTATGGGCGTTGGGATGATTGTCAGCTACCTGCTACGCCAACGCCGCACATTGGAACGGCAGTTGATCTCCGCGCGAACCGAACTCGCTCAGCGAGAAGAGGCTGCGCAGGCGTTACGACTCAGTCAGTTCTCCATTGATCAGAGCACTGTCGGCATTCTCTGGGTTAATTGGGACAGCCATGTGCGATATGCCAACCGTGCCGCCGAACGCATGCTGGGCTATGGCAGCAATCGGCTGGTGGACGTGCCACTGCAACGTTTGGACGCGGGGATGAGCATGGATCGCTGGCTGATGTTGTGGCGTCAGGCGCGAAGTTCGGAATCGCTTCAAGGTTATGAGATCGACTACATACAGGCTGATGGTGGACGTTTGCCCGTAGAGATTTCCCTGAGCTTTCTGCGTTTTGGTATGAGTGAGTACCTGGTGGTGTTTCTCACTGACATCACCGAGCGGCGCAAAACTCAGGCGGCGCTGCTGGAAAGTGAGGCGAGATTAAAAGGGATTGCGGGCAACGTACCGGGGCTGGTGTTTCGTCTGGAACGGCTGCCAGGTGAGGATGCTGTGGAGTTCGCCTATATCAGTGAAGCCAGCCGCGAGCTGGTGGGCTATGCCCCGGAAGAGTTGCGTCCTCCAGAGAAAGGCATCCGCAGCCTGGTGCATCCCGATGACCTGAGCAATTACCGACGCATTCAGGATGCCGCCTTCAGCAGTGGCAGCGATTGGCGCTGGCAAGGGCGGATTGTGACCCGTGCCGGAGAGATTCGCTGGGCCGATATCAAGGCCACGACGCGAATCTTGGCCGAAGGTGTGGTGGTGTGGGACGGCATTGTCTGGGACATCACTGAGAACAAACAGGTTGAGCTTGAACTGGCAGATTCCCGAGCCCGACTGCGCGAGCTGGCCGCGCACCTGGAAAGCGTGCGCGAAGAAGAAAAAGCCCGTATTGCCCGGGAGGTGCACGATGAACTGGGGCAGGTACTGACTGTACTGAAGCTGGAAACCGCTATGTGTGAGCTGGCATTTGCAGGGCAGGTCCAAGGGCTGGATGCGCGTCTGCAAAGTATGAAGCGCTTGATTGCCCAGCTCTTCCAGCTGGTGCGGGATGTGGCCACAGCGTTGCGCCCGCCGATTCTGGATGCGGGCATTGCCTCAGCGATTGAGTGGCAGGTCCGCCGCTTTGAAGCGCGTACGCAAATTCCTTGTATGGCCGAGGTGCCTGAGGCGGTGCCTGTCATCAGTGATGCCAAGGCTATCGGCTTGTTCCGCATCCTTCAGGAGGCCCTGACTAATGTCATGCGTCATGCTCATGCACACAGTGTTCAGGTGTTCCTGAAAGTGGAGGATGGCAGCCTTTGGTTGACCATTACCGACGATGGCAAAGGGTTTTCCCCGCAAAAGCGGCAGGCAGGCCAGTCATTTGGCTTGGTCGGTATGCAAGAACGGGTGTTCATGCTCGGTGGGCATTTGCAGATTGACAGCGAACCGGGCGAGGGGACTACCCTGATCGTGCAAGTGCCACTGGATGAGGAGGAAATCGCTTGA
- a CDS encoding response regulator transcription factor produces MIRVVVAEDHTIVREGIKQLIGMARDLEVAGEAGNGEQLMETLRKVECDVVLLDISMPGVNGLEAIPRIRALANPPAILMLSMHDEAQMAARALKIGAAGYATKDSDPSLLVTAIRKVASGGRYIDPELADRMVFEVGLTDSRPPHSQLSEREFSVFERLVKGEGVNDIALHLAVSNKTVSTHKARLMQKLGLHSVADLVRYAVEHKLL; encoded by the coding sequence TTGATTCGTGTAGTAGTGGCTGAAGATCACACCATTGTCCGTGAAGGCATCAAACAGCTGATCGGAATGGCTCGTGACCTTGAAGTGGCGGGGGAGGCCGGCAACGGCGAGCAGCTGATGGAGACCCTGCGTAAGGTTGAGTGTGATGTCGTGCTGTTAGACATCTCAATGCCTGGTGTTAATGGCTTGGAAGCGATTCCACGTATTCGTGCTTTAGCCAACCCCCCGGCGATCCTGATGTTGTCTATGCATGATGAGGCCCAGATGGCAGCCCGTGCACTGAAAATTGGGGCCGCCGGGTACGCCACCAAAGACAGCGATCCTTCGTTGCTGGTTACGGCCATCCGCAAGGTGGCCAGCGGTGGACGCTACATTGACCCTGAACTAGCGGATCGCATGGTATTTGAGGTGGGGCTGACCGATTCGCGGCCACCTCACTCGCAGCTGTCCGAGCGGGAATTTTCGGTGTTTGAGCGCTTGGTGAAAGGCGAGGGGGTTAATGATATTGCCCTCCATCTGGCCGTCAGCAATAAAACCGTTAGCACCCATAAAGCACGTTTGATGCAGAAGTTAGGGCTGCATTCAGTCGCCGATCTGGTTCGCTACGCGGTGGAGCATAAACTGCTCTAA
- a CDS encoding ABC transporter ATP-binding protein, translating to MTGSQANDVLVSFRGVQKSYDGENLIVKDLNLDIRKGEFLTLLGPSGSGKTTSLMMLAGFETPTAGEILLGGRSLNRLPPHKRDIGMVFQNYALFPHMTVAENLAFPLSVRGMSRTDSTERVKKALSMVQLDSFRNRYPGQLSGGQQQRVALARALVFEPQLVLMDEPLGALDKQLREHMQMEIKHLHQRLGVTVVYVTHDQGEALTMSDRVAVFHQGEIQQIADPRTLYEQPSNTFVANFIGENNRICGRLASRNGDRCTITLPRGEQIEALAVNVGEVGEPVTLSIRPERVRLNGHSEACSNRFSGRVAEFIYLGDHVRIRMEVCGKDDFYVKQPVAELDPSLSVGDLVPLGWQVEHGRALDPLQQD from the coding sequence ATGACCGGGTCTCAGGCTAATGATGTATTGGTCAGCTTTCGTGGCGTGCAAAAAAGCTACGACGGCGAAAACCTGATCGTCAAAGATCTCAATCTGGACATCCGTAAGGGTGAGTTCCTGACCTTGCTGGGGCCGTCTGGCTCGGGCAAAACCACCAGCCTGATGATGCTGGCGGGTTTCGAAACCCCCACAGCAGGTGAAATCCTGCTGGGTGGCCGTTCCCTCAATCGTTTGCCTCCGCACAAGCGCGACATCGGCATGGTTTTCCAAAACTATGCCCTGTTCCCGCATATGACGGTGGCTGAGAACCTCGCCTTCCCGTTGAGCGTGCGTGGCATGTCCCGCACCGACAGCACCGAGCGAGTCAAGAAAGCGCTTTCCATGGTGCAGCTCGACAGCTTCCGCAACCGCTACCCAGGCCAGCTTTCCGGTGGTCAGCAGCAGCGTGTTGCGCTTGCCCGTGCCCTCGTGTTCGAACCCCAGCTGGTGCTGATGGATGAACCTCTGGGTGCATTGGATAAGCAACTGCGTGAACACATGCAGATGGAAATCAAGCACCTGCACCAGCGCCTGGGCGTCACCGTTGTGTATGTGACTCACGACCAGGGCGAAGCACTGACCATGTCCGATCGTGTTGCGGTCTTCCACCAGGGTGAAATTCAGCAGATCGCTGATCCGCGCACCCTGTATGAGCAGCCGAGCAACACCTTCGTTGCCAACTTCATTGGCGAAAACAACCGTATTTGTGGGCGTCTTGCCAGCCGTAACGGTGATCGTTGCACGATCACATTGCCGCGTGGTGAGCAGATCGAAGCGTTGGCGGTAAACGTTGGCGAGGTGGGTGAGCCCGTGACCCTGTCGATCCGTCCTGAACGAGTGCGCCTTAACGGGCACAGCGAGGCTTGCAGCAACCGGTTCTCCGGGCGCGTAGCTGAGTTTATTTACCTGGGCGATCACGTGCGGATTCGCATGGAGGTTTGCGGCAAGGACGATTTTTACGTGAAGCAACCAGTTGCCGAATTGGACCCATCCTTGAGTGTCGGTGACCTGGTTCCGCTGGGCTGGCAAGTTGAACACGGCCGTGCCCTCGACCCGCTTCAGCAAGACTGA
- a CDS encoding ABC transporter substrate-binding protein — protein sequence MMKSLKLAVLAASVACGAQALAADLTAISFGGASKDAQAKAFYGPFEQASGHKVIAGEYNGEMARVKAMVDTKSVSWNLLEVESPELTRGCDEGLFEQLDTSVFGNPEDFIPGTIQPCGVGFFVWSTVLAYNADKLSAAPTSWADFWDVKKFPGKRGLRKGAKYTLEFALMADGVAPKDVYEVLATQEGVDRAFRKLDELKPHIQWWEAGAQPPQYLVSGDVVMSSAYNGRIAAVQGESNLQVVWNGGIYDFDSWAIPTGAKNKQEAIEFIKFAIQPEAQKVFSENIAYGPTRKDAINLLAPERLNVMPTTPENIKNQVAIDVVFWADYGEQLEQRFNAWAAR from the coding sequence ATGATGAAATCCCTGAAACTCGCGGTATTGGCTGCAAGCGTAGCGTGTGGGGCGCAGGCGCTGGCAGCAGATCTGACCGCCATCTCTTTCGGCGGCGCCAGTAAAGATGCACAGGCTAAAGCCTTCTATGGTCCGTTCGAGCAAGCAAGCGGCCACAAGGTCATCGCTGGCGAGTACAACGGCGAAATGGCTCGCGTCAAAGCCATGGTCGACACCAAAAGCGTGAGCTGGAACCTGCTGGAGGTTGAATCTCCAGAACTGACCCGCGGTTGTGATGAAGGTCTGTTCGAGCAGCTGGACACCAGCGTGTTTGGTAATCCGGAAGACTTCATTCCAGGCACTATTCAGCCATGCGGCGTGGGCTTCTTCGTATGGTCCACCGTACTGGCTTACAACGCCGACAAACTGTCTGCCGCTCCGACCAGCTGGGCTGACTTCTGGGACGTGAAGAAATTCCCAGGCAAGCGTGGCCTGCGTAAAGGCGCCAAGTACACCCTCGAGTTCGCGCTGATGGCCGACGGTGTTGCGCCGAAGGACGTCTACGAAGTGCTGGCTACCCAAGAAGGCGTGGACCGTGCATTCCGTAAACTGGATGAACTGAAGCCGCACATTCAGTGGTGGGAAGCCGGTGCTCAGCCGCCTCAGTATCTGGTATCGGGCGACGTAGTAATGAGCTCGGCTTATAACGGCCGTATCGCAGCCGTACAGGGCGAAAGCAACCTGCAAGTCGTTTGGAACGGCGGCATCTATGACTTCGACTCCTGGGCCATCCCGACTGGCGCCAAGAACAAGCAAGAGGCCATCGAGTTCATCAAGTTCGCGATTCAGCCAGAAGCTCAAAAGGTTTTCTCTGAAAACATCGCTTACGGTCCGACCCGTAAAGACGCCATCAACCTGTTGGCTCCTGAGCGTCTGAACGTCATGCCGACCACACCGGAAAACATCAAGAACCAAGTGGCCATTGATGTGGTGTTCTGGGCTGACTACGGCGAGCAACTGGAACAGCGCTTCAACGCCTGGGCCGCTCGCTAA
- a CDS encoding ABC transporter permease has product MASVLPASDIPGTSLKQRLARAERFNRLKSKALILPLLVFLLLTFIVPIAALLWRSVENPEVVSSMPQTVEAIASWDGRGLPDESVYRAMASDIVEARKQRVLGDLSKRLNMEQAGFRSLINSTARKLPLATEPESYKIALETMDERWGDPAYWQVIRRNSSSVTPYYLLAALDHRIDDLGELAAATPDQAIYLDIFARTFWMSLVITAICLVLAYPVAYLLANLPARQSNLLMILVLLPFWTSILVRVAAWIVLLQSGGLINSGLIAMGIIDEPLQLVFNRVGVYISMVHIMLPFMILPIYSVMKGISPTYMRAAVSLGCHPFASFWRVYFPQTLAGVGAGGLLVFILSIGYYITPALLGSPNDQMISYFVAFYTNVSINWGMATALGGLLLAATLLLYVVYGWLVGASKLKLA; this is encoded by the coding sequence ATGGCCAGCGTTCTGCCTGCCTCTGATATTCCCGGAACCAGCCTCAAGCAGCGTCTGGCCCGTGCCGAGCGCTTCAATCGCCTCAAGTCCAAGGCCTTGATCCTGCCGCTGCTGGTATTCCTCCTGCTGACCTTTATTGTGCCGATCGCCGCCTTGCTGTGGCGCAGCGTGGAAAACCCCGAAGTCGTCAGCTCCATGCCGCAAACGGTAGAAGCCATTGCCTCGTGGGATGGTCGTGGTTTGCCGGATGAGTCGGTCTACCGCGCCATGGCTTCGGACATTGTCGAAGCCCGCAAACAACGGGTGCTGGGCGATCTGTCAAAGCGCCTGAACATGGAGCAAGCGGGTTTTCGCAGCCTGATCAACAGTACGGCGCGTAAGTTGCCGCTGGCCACTGAGCCTGAGTCGTACAAGATTGCGCTGGAAACCATGGACGAGCGCTGGGGCGACCCGGCCTACTGGCAGGTGATTCGTCGCAACAGCAGTTCCGTAACGCCTTATTACCTGCTGGCGGCCCTGGATCACCGTATTGATGACCTTGGCGAGCTGGCTGCTGCTACGCCGGATCAAGCGATTTACCTGGATATCTTTGCCCGTACCTTCTGGATGAGCTTGGTGATTACCGCCATCTGTCTGGTGCTGGCCTATCCGGTGGCCTACCTGCTGGCTAACCTGCCTGCGCGGCAGAGCAACCTGCTGATGATTTTGGTCCTGTTGCCGTTCTGGACTTCGATCTTGGTACGTGTTGCAGCTTGGATCGTACTGCTTCAGTCCGGTGGTTTGATCAACAGTGGTTTGATCGCCATGGGCATCATTGATGAGCCGCTGCAGTTGGTGTTCAACCGCGTCGGGGTTTACATCTCGATGGTGCACATCATGCTGCCGTTCATGATCCTGCCGATTTACAGCGTGATGAAAGGCATTTCGCCAACCTATATGCGTGCGGCCGTTTCGCTGGGTTGCCATCCGTTTGCCAGCTTCTGGCGCGTGTACTTCCCGCAAACCCTCGCCGGTGTGGGGGCTGGTGGCCTGCTGGTGTTCATCCTGTCGATTGGTTACTACATCACCCCGGCACTGCTGGGCAGCCCGAATGACCAGATGATCAGCTACTTCGTAGCCTTCTACACCAACGTGTCGATCAACTGGGGTATGGCGACTGCACTGGGCGGCTTGCTGCTGGCAGCCACACTGCTGCTGTATGTGGTGTACGGCTGGCTGGTTGGTGCAAGCAAATTGAAGCTGGCCTGA
- a CDS encoding ABC transporter permease, with translation MLSPYMSPIERIWHYSLRTLVALVLLFLILPVLVIVPLSFNSGTFLVYPLQGFSLRWYEAFFTSAEWMRSLKNSMIVAPAATVLAMVFGTLASIGLTRGEFRGKALVMSLLISPMIVPVVIVGVASYLFFAPLGLGNSYISLIVVHAVLGVPFVIITVSATLQGFNHNLVRAAASLGASPLTTFRRVTLPLIAPGVISGGLFAFATSFDEVVVTLFLAGPEQATLPRQMFSGIRENLSPTIAAAATLLIGFSILLLLTLEWLRGRSEKMRTQLPE, from the coding sequence ATGCTCAGTCCATACATGTCGCCCATCGAACGCATCTGGCACTACAGCCTGCGCACCCTCGTCGCGCTGGTGCTGCTGTTCCTGATTCTGCCGGTGTTGGTCATCGTTCCGTTGTCGTTCAACTCGGGAACTTTTCTGGTTTACCCGCTGCAAGGTTTTTCCCTGCGTTGGTATGAAGCATTTTTCACCTCAGCTGAGTGGATGCGCTCGCTGAAAAACAGCATGATCGTCGCGCCTGCCGCCACGGTGCTGGCAATGGTCTTCGGTACCTTGGCTTCCATTGGCCTGACCCGGGGTGAGTTCCGTGGCAAGGCGCTGGTGATGAGCTTGTTGATCTCGCCGATGATCGTCCCGGTGGTCATCGTTGGTGTGGCCAGCTACTTGTTCTTTGCTCCGCTGGGGCTGGGCAACAGCTACATTTCGCTGATCGTGGTACACGCGGTACTGGGTGTGCCGTTTGTGATCATCACCGTGTCCGCGACTCTGCAAGGCTTTAACCATAACCTGGTGCGTGCTGCAGCCAGCCTGGGGGCATCTCCGCTGACCACCTTCCGCCGTGTCACTCTGCCGCTGATTGCGCCGGGTGTGATCAGTGGTGGTCTGTTCGCCTTCGCCACCTCGTTCGATGAAGTGGTGGTGACCCTGTTCCTTGCAGGCCCGGAGCAAGCCACCCTGCCACGGCAAATGTTCAGCGGTATTCGTGAGAACTTGTCGCCGACCATTGCGGCAGCAGCCACGCTGCTGATTGGCTTTTCTATCCTGCTGTTGCTGACACTGGAATGGCTGCGCGGTCGCAGCGAGAAAATGCGTACCCAACTGCCGGAATAA